The Theobroma cacao cultivar B97-61/B2 chromosome 2, Criollo_cocoa_genome_V2, whole genome shotgun sequence genome includes the window taaaaagatttaagtAACACAGCTGATATAGTCCTACCTGCAGTTCCAGAAGCTGGCTCAGCTGCAACATTTCTTGGTTGAGCATCACCTTGTCCAGAATTATCATTACTATCATCAGCACCATCAATATTTCCTTCTTGAAACTCTGACAAATCAATCTCACTGGACTCCACACTGCATGGTGAAGAAAAAACAGCTATCACAAAACCTAGATGGTAGAAAGAAAGATTGGGAGAAGAGCATTCATGATTCTACAATCGACTCATTATTATTCGTCTTGCCTTATTATAGATGTTTTCAGCAATCTCACTGCTACACGAACATGTCGGGGTTGTACCTGCACAAGAACTATGTTTCTAACTCCAAGGTGCATAATAATGATAGAAAAGGGTAGATAGGTCTTCTCACCTGAGTTTCCAAATAACTCCGAGCAATGGCCTCAGACAGCCTGATTAATGCCTCCAGCTGCCTAACTGTCATCCGGTATGCAACTCTGCTACCAGGATTTGTATCACCTCGTCTGAGTGCAACATAAGAGTCAACCAAGAGTTTTCTTGCTTCTGGGGTTAGCTGCATTTATACAAGCACCATTTAGACAATGCAAATGCAATGAAAAAGAACCATATCCTATGCACTGAAAGGTTAAGCAGAAacctttggttttaaagtttttgcATATGTAATATATCGCTTCAGTTGTGCAGTAGTGAATGCAGGAGCAAGTGCTTCTTCACGCTTCTGGTGAACTCTCACAATGTGGTGAGCAATATGGTAATCAGTTTGATCATCAGGGTCATCAATCATGACATATACCAGATCAAACCTAGAAAGAATAGCTGGAGGGAGAGCAACATTATACTGGAGAGGAAGAAACATAGAAGAGCTATCAGTTTACAAGAGAATACACCAAACTTATAATCAGCATCAAATACTGAAAAACGGGATAAAAAGATACAAATGCCTATTCAAATCAGACTTAACTGTTTTCTATGCAGTATGAGAATGCTCTAACCTTGAGTGGTTTAGACTTATCATAGCGACCCCCAGTAGGATTAGCTGCAGCTAGAATTGATGTCCGGGCATTTAGTGTTGCTTGTATCCCAGCTTTAGTGATGCTTATGGTCTGTTGTTCCATTGCTTCATGAATTGCAACCTTCACATTGAATTGCATATCAGACACCAGAGACTTCTGAATGTAAGAAACTGTGCTCCAGTAAGACAATATGAATATTACCTGATCCCTGACATCCATCTTGtcaaattcatcaatgcaACATATGCCATTGTCAGCCAGCATCAGCGCACCTGCCTGGAAATAGGTCAGATATAATTTGTCAGACACCTAAAGTAGGGGTTTGATTAATGAGTTTCTTTTTGGCCAAGGATTAATGATTTGACAACTAGAAAACACAGAAGAAAAGGGGAGTATAAATGGATTTTCGGTCAGTTTACATTTTGTAAATCAGAATCAGATGTCTAAGATAGTTTTTCCTTAATAATCATTATCGTTTGCACAGTAATGAAAAGTGAAAGGAAGCATGCCATGTTTGGGAACATGTAAATAGGAGAGTGAACTAGGAATTTCGGATTTGGTTGTCACATAGATTTTGAACATGAATGCGGCCATATTGTAAAAATTGGTAAAGATTCCACAAACTCATGTTTGAGCAAGTATAAGCAGATGAATTTGAGATTCATTATTCCATTTAGgtatatttcaaatttactaCAACGTaaagatttaagaaaattcatgGATTTGATTGTAATCATAGATGCTGTATTTTTATGAGTTCTATTGTAAAATTTATACTATGTTTCAAATCAAACCCCTGCTTCATATTTGAAGTTTCCAAACACAATGTTAGAGTATTTCCTACCTGATCGATCATAaccaggaaaaaaaaaagaatctgTGGACATGTCTATTCTAACATCATATCCAAGTCAATCATCAAATTAGTTTTGATATCTTTATTTCTATAAGTTATAGCAAGGCACATGCAGAGAGTCTTATTTAGCACTCAAATCTACTCTAAgtagcctttttttttttttcgcggggggggggggggggggggNNNNNNNNNNNNNNNNNNNNNNNNNNNNNNNNNNNNgggggggggggggggtgggggTTGGGGGCGCAGGCACTATTTTCATCGGATAGAGCAAAATGCAAGTCATATTATCAAGGAgaagataaatataaaaatgaatgCTACCTCAATACAGAATTCACCAGTTTCTGGTTCTTTGGCCACAGTCGCAGTCAATCCAGCAGCAGAAGAGGATTTGCCAGATGTGTAGACAGATCTGGGAACAATACCTGATGTGTATCTGCAAGTATAAACACCACCATATTTTAAATTCCCAAGCATATAAGCCACACGCTCTGCATAATTAAAAGACGTACTTGAGAAACTGAGACTTTGCACAGCTAGGATCTCCAACTATACAAACATTTATGTCTCCTCTCAGATTGATGCCTTCGTAAGTGAGCTTGTGGACACCACCCAAAAGCATAAGCAGGATTGCTCGCTTGATATCTTGGTGACCAAAAACAGTTGGTGCAATGCTGTCAACAAGCTTATTGAAGAAATCCGGGGTATCTCTCattctttgaatttctttaAGCTCCTCTGACTACAAGTTAGATAAAATAAGCAGAATAAACAACTATTGGATACTTTTGTTCATTTCTGGCATGCAATCCAGTATAAGTAATCCAGCAAACAGCTAGAGTACTTGGAGAGTCATGCAAATACACAAATGACTAAATGTGATGGTCATAAGATCAACAATCAAATATGCAAGTGAAAGACTACCTTTCAGATAGATCAATGGCATAGATGGAATGCTCAGAAAGCAGGAAGAACAAACAAAACTTTGAAGGACATTCTAAGATGTAGAAATGGCCTAACATGAACAAATTTATAATTGTAAAATGACGAATGGAACATGCCAGCAGGATACAtgataataacaaaaataatgtgCACCAAGAATTTACAGTGAACTGTTGGTCATCTTCATCACCATCCTTCTTTCTATTTCTGATGTCAACATCCTTTCTACCGTCAGAAACCTAAAATAAGAAATCTTTGTCAAAAAGTCAATATGTACTGCATAAACCTTTAAAGGGAATTGCCCGCTATGAGCCAACGCATGACAGACCTGAACCGAATTGGCAATAAAGGCCAGACGATAGGATAGGTCTCTGACTCCCAATGCACGAAGACCCCTCACACCTTCATGTCCAGCAGTAGAATTCTTGCGTTGAGAAGATTCTCGACGGCATTCTGCTCTTTCACCAGGGGAGGCCAGTGCCAATATGTCCGGTATCACAACAACAGTACCAGTGAAGATGACACTATAAccacatataaaataaattagaagggaaaaaaaggaaCATAAAGGCTAAACAAAAACGGAGTCAACATGGATGTACAAAAGCATATTATCTTACGTGTCACCTGCCCTAGCCTGTTCAACAATCTCATGACGGAGAATAACATCCAATGATCTAGGTAAGGAACCAGCAGGTATCTCTTTGGAAGTCTCCTGCATTCTTACCCTCTGCCAATCTGCAAACTTGCTCTCTTGTCGAAGCAATGCCCATTTTGTTCTGTTTAGACATGTTGCACTGACACAGGTTGCTGGCTGTAGCGACAAAAAGCAATTGTAGGCAAACAATGAAAAGCATGagccaacttaaaacaaaagaagaataaagagaagagaaacaaCATAATTGAGAAAGACGCAGACCTCTGTGTACTTGAATTGCTGTTCAACATTCCTGATGAGGCTTCCGCATTCCAAGCACTTGAAAGTTCCTTGGAGAAGCTCTGGTCTGACTTCGCTTGTTCGTGTGACTACTCCTGTGACTGATACTAGCTTCCCAATTTCTGCTGTGGTTAATTCCCTCAAGCTGCAGTCGGGGTTTGAAGAGATGTAATCAGAAAAGGCGTATATATTTGAGTGGGTCTAATTTATTTGGGAAATGAAAGTGCGGGCATTAGTTAATAAGTGAGAAAATGAGTTGCTGAAAGTAAATTTATTGATGCAGACATGAGTActgagaaaagaagagaatatATTCAAAATCATGTGGCTAGGGGCTAGTGCTACTCCATTCTATTATCTTATATCTATACGACTAGTAGAGttgatgaaaattaaaaaagagtaCCGCTTGGTGAAGGGAATGTTAAAGAAGGCAACATTGATGTCCTTGTTGGGGCTATCATCCGCCTCGGCAACAAAAGCGGGATTCTCCATCACGAACCTCTTGCAGGCGTTCTTCAAGTATGGCTCGAATCTAAAAGTGGAAGTGGTAGTAATACCCAGTCAagattgttttttttcttttttaaagaaaggaaCGAAAtctcaataaaattaaaattagacAGGCAGCTGACCTCAAGTACTCATCAGCGATGGCCTTCTGGAGAATGTCGTTGTAGAGCATGACGTGCGAGAAGTCGATGAACATGGTGCTCGACTCGTTCCCTTTCATCGCCTGTATCTCAGCCTCGTAATGCGATTCCCCCATTTGTGGGTTCAACCTGaagctgttttttttttaaaaaaaaaaaaggaaagaaagaaaatgtagAAATTACTGAAAAAATGTTCCATAGTAATCAAATCAGATTCAGATCGCATAAGATCAAAATGGAAAGTTCACCTCTTGAGGAAGTCGAGGAATATGTTCTCCACTCTAATTGCCTTGTCATCTACAAAGCATCCCCCGTACGCCTCCATTCTTTTCCAGAAATCGTGAGGCTTTTGCTTCTCTCTCTTTGATTTCTGTATACACTGCTAACTGCTACCAACACCAGACGGACTGATCAGACACTCTCAGCTCTTTTGACTCCGTCCCCTCATGTGGCGGGAATTTTCTGTGGGGCCCAGCACTTTTTCCCGCCAAATCACTCCACTCCACAGTTGGCTGGCCCACTTCACAGATCGATTAG containing:
- the LOC18606978 gene encoding DNA replication licensing factor MCM6, producing the protein MEAYGGCFVDDKAIRVENIFLDFLKSFRLNPQMGESHYEAEIQAMKGNESSTMFIDFSHVMLYNDILQKAIADEYLRFEPYLKNACKRFVMENPAFVAEADDSPNKDINVAFFNIPFTKRLRELTTAEIGKLVSVTGVVTRTSEVRPELLQGTFKCLECGSLIRNVEQQFKYTEPATCVSATCLNRTKWALLRQESKFADWQRVRMQETSKEIPAGSLPRSLDVILRHEIVEQARAGDTVIFTGTVVVIPDILALASPGERAECRRESSQRKNSTAGHEGVRGLRALGVRDLSYRLAFIANSVQVSDGRKDVDIRNRKKDGDEDDQQFTSEELKEIQRMRDTPDFFNKLVDSIAPTVFGHQDIKRAILLMLLGGVHKLTYEGINLRGDINVCIVGDPSCAKSQFLKYTSGIVPRSVYTSGKSSSAAGLTATVAKEPETGEFCIEAGALMLADNGICCIDEFDKMDVRDQVAIHEAMEQQTISITKAGIQATLNARTSILAAANPTGGRYDKSKPLKYNVALPPAILSRFDLVYVMIDDPDDQTDYHIAHHIVRVHQKREEALAPAFTTAQLKRYITYAKTLKPKLTPEARKLLVDSYVALRRGDTNPGSRVAYRMTVRQLEALIRLSEAIARSYLETQVQPRHVRVAVRLLKTSIISVESSEIDLSEFQEGNIDGADDSNDNSGQGDAQPRNVAAEPASGTAGFANHQKEEYRVKEDYFQRVTQALVMRLRQHEETVKQQDSGLAGMSQGDLIQWYVNQQNEKNNYSSTAEVEVEIKRIRSLIERLIRREGYLIVIDDGRQEEGEGAARSARDSRILAVAPNYAMD